One Tenebrio molitor chromosome 2, icTenMoli1.1, whole genome shotgun sequence genomic region harbors:
- the Sras gene encoding CAAX prenyl protease 2, whose product MVQDFYGIFNCFLSMGLCLLLSVAYVASLHVWKSPHNRDHPSTIKKRFISVFFMLFISPCFLYVGMNSKTLEKISLFEVLGLKTKGLCQAVVMPLFLTMILFLGPIAMKVHSGILKLYVEPMYWMNNFKNLIWLRNHLVAPFSEEFTYRSCMLPLLLQCFSPLTAVFICPLFFGVAHFHHMQERIKYGMDFNTALKIACFQFVYTTIFGMYSAYLLFRTGHFSSTFIVHAFCNHMGFPDLVEVTTYKRNKKIVIVCLFFVGFVSWCFLLNPLTEPSWYYNSFQWYKI is encoded by the exons atgGTGCAGGATTTCTAtggaatttttaattgtttcctTTCCATGGGTTTATGCCTGCTGCTGTCCGTCGCTTATGTGGCTAGTCTACACGTTTGGAAGTCTCCGCACAACAG AGACCATCCTTCCACTATAAAGAAAAGATTTATTAGCGTGTTTTTCATGCTGTTCATATCGCCATGTTTCCTTTACGTGGGTATGAACAGCAAAACTCTAGAAAAG atctCTTTATTCGAAGTGTTGGGCCTTAAAACCAAAGGATTGTGTCAGGCTGTCGTGATGCCTCTATTTTTAACAATGATATTGTTCTTGGGGCCAATCGCCATGAAGGTCCACAGCGGCATTTTGAAATTGTACGTAGAACCCATGTACTGGAtgaacaatttcaaaaatttaatatggtTGAGGAACCACTTGGTGGCGCCCTTTTCCGAAGAATTCACCTACAGGAGTTGCATGTTGCCGCTCCTTCTTCAGTGTTTTTCCCCTCTGACGGCCGTCTTCATTTGTCCACTCTTCTTTGGAGTTG CACACTTCCACCACATGCAGGAGAGAATTAAATACGGAATGGATTTCAACACTGCGTTGAAAATAGCAT GTTTTCAGTTCGTCTACACTACAATCTTCGGCATGTACTCCGCCTATTTACTGTTCAGAACTGGTCATTTCTCCTCGACGTTTATCGTCCACGCGTTCTGCAATCACATGGGATTCCCAGATTTGGTCGAAGTCACCACAtacaaaagaaacaaaaaaatcgttaTAGTCTGTCTGTTTTTTGTAGGTTTTGTGTCGTGGTGTTTTCTCTTAAATCCGTTGACAGAGCCTAGTTGGTACTACAACAGTTTTCAATGGTACAAAATCTGA